A single region of the Prochlorococcus marinus str. MIT 0917 genome encodes:
- a CDS encoding DUF4214 domain-containing protein has product MDDNPPPKPEGGVIRGGQWWANETDYELSLVPDPNQESTTNNQETTEASSNHESTTDSQETSSNQETTSENDPPPKPEGGVIRGGQWWANETDYELSLVPDPNQESTTNNQETTEEASQSNSESESEIVLASDPQLESQIGLLPWNNPEGYFDGQLWWSSKGDYLMAPEDEIRPIAGPGPQSISEEIKSQGFFDGEFVWESEEQYIEKVAKQVNYTEAFYSSDGPQDKSIEITGKDARGKEINDIFIANPPEDMPLRGTKEYALLLKETQGESAKEDFDYIKHIAKTRDPKDYPDWLDPVVHIDDRWVDPSKINTSKTFEKKLEEYEFFRRSDGSIEIETETGFDDITGIPKLQFADKAVSAIAEIEATFDQIKAKDDVTGKMFRVYNAAFNRFPDSDGLEYWIEKNGSGENTDRQVAESFLGSNEFKEKYGEDVTNEQYVKTLYQNILDREPDLDGYNYWVGQLNNGLEDRSELLLGFAESNENQLLFSEVTGLY; this is encoded by the coding sequence ATGGATGATAATCCACCACCAAAACCTGAAGGAGGTGTAATTAGAGGTGGACAGTGGTGGGCCAATGAAACTGATTATGAATTGAGTTTAGTCCCTGATCCAAATCAAGAAAGTACTACCAATAATCAGGAAACAACAGAAGCATCATCCAATCACGAAAGTACTACCGATAGTCAAGAAACATCATCCAATCAAGAAACCACCTCAGAAAATGATCCACCACCAAAACCTGAAGGAGGTGTAATTAGAGGTGGACAGTGGTGGGCCAATGAAACTGATTATGAATTGAGTTTAGTCCCTGATCCAAATCAAGAAAGTACTACCAATAATCAGGAAACAACAGAAGAAGCATCTCAATCAAATTCAGAATCAGAATCAGAAATTGTTTTAGCGTCTGATCCTCAGTTAGAAAGTCAAATTGGATTGCTTCCTTGGAATAACCCAGAAGGCTATTTTGATGGTCAACTTTGGTGGAGTAGCAAAGGTGATTATCTGATGGCACCTGAAGATGAAATACGACCAATTGCAGGCCCAGGTCCACAATCAATTTCTGAGGAAATAAAATCTCAAGGTTTTTTTGATGGTGAATTTGTCTGGGAAAGTGAAGAGCAATACATAGAAAAAGTCGCAAAGCAAGTCAATTACACAGAAGCTTTTTATTCATCTGATGGACCTCAAGATAAATCTATTGAGATTACTGGTAAGGATGCCCGAGGAAAAGAGATAAATGATATTTTTATAGCAAATCCACCAGAGGATATGCCTTTAAGAGGTACTAAAGAATATGCCCTTTTGCTTAAAGAAACTCAAGGCGAGTCTGCAAAGGAAGATTTTGATTACATCAAACACATTGCTAAAACTAGAGATCCAAAAGACTATCCAGATTGGCTCGATCCAGTAGTCCATATTGATGATCGATGGGTTGATCCAAGTAAAATTAATACTTCTAAAACTTTTGAAAAAAAATTAGAGGAATACGAATTCTTCAGAAGAAGTGATGGCTCCATCGAAATTGAAACAGAGACTGGTTTTGATGACATCACTGGTATTCCCAAACTTCAATTTGCCGATAAAGCAGTGAGTGCCATTGCTGAAATAGAAGCAACCTTTGATCAAATCAAAGCAAAAGACGATGTCACAGGAAAGATGTTTCGCGTTTATAACGCTGCCTTTAACCGGTTTCCTGATTCTGATGGACTTGAGTACTGGATTGAGAAAAATGGATCAGGAGAAAATACTGATAGACAGGTAGCAGAATCATTCTTGGGATCCAATGAATTCAAAGAGAAATATGGAGAGGATGTCACAAATGAACAATATGTGAAAACGCTTTATCAAAATATTCTTGATCGAGAACCAGATTTAGATGGATATAACTACTGGGTTGGACAACTCAATAATGGACTTGAAGATAGAAGTGAATTACTTTTAGGTTTTGCAGAATCAAATGAAAATCAACTACTCTTTAGTGAGGTCACTGGTTTATACTGA
- the arfB gene encoding alternative ribosome rescue aminoacyl-tRNA hydrolase ArfB, with the protein MNLRINTKLEIPTNEIKWRFSRSSGAGGENLNKTDSRAEIVFNVFESKALSPFNKHRISTQDKVKLINGSICIAVQDKRTQYQNRQLALSRLASTLRDLLKPPPKKRKKTIPTRSSQMKRVESKKKRGEIKRNRQSKIDY; encoded by the coding sequence ATGAATCTAAGGATTAATACTAAGCTTGAAATACCAACTAACGAAATAAAGTGGAGATTCTCTAGATCATCAGGAGCAGGTGGTGAGAACCTAAATAAGACAGACAGTCGAGCTGAAATAGTATTCAACGTATTTGAATCAAAAGCCTTATCGCCATTCAATAAGCATAGGATCTCAACTCAAGATAAAGTCAAGCTAATAAATGGTTCTATTTGTATAGCTGTTCAGGATAAGAGAACCCAATATCAGAACCGACAATTAGCTTTAAGTAGACTGGCTTCAACCTTGCGGGACCTTTTAAAACCACCTCCCAAGAAGAGAAAGAAAACCATTCCTACACGCTCATCACAGATGAAGAGAGTTGAGTCAAAAAAGAAACGAGGTGAAATAAAAAGAAACAGACAATCAAAAATAGATTATTGA